A stretch of DNA from Cololabis saira isolate AMF1-May2022 chromosome 17, fColSai1.1, whole genome shotgun sequence:
tcggctgtgacgtcattccgagttccgacttccgaggtaaatggaacgcagcattaatGCGCCGAGCAGACAACAATAGAGGCGAGGGCGACAAAAGACGCGCAGCGGACACGCGCACCGTCCCGACGGTCTGCAGCTGCAAAACCGTCATCTCATCGGCCCGACACCAACAACAATGCCCacttagggggaaaaaagactgCAAAATGTCTTCAAATCGAAAATTTAGGGAAGCAACTGCATCGccggagaggaaaaaaaaatcctctgcaACAATAACCTGCAGCTTGTATAGCTGCTGCCATTTAAACTAGTCTCCTCTAGAGCCATGATCTCGTTATCGGTCTAAAGTAGACTTCCCTGCGTTTATTTTTAAGAAGACCTACAAAAATGTCCACGTTTATTATATTAAAGGCTGCTATTTCCTTGTCTAACCTTTTATCTCACTTTGCCGAAGCCCGTCTTCAAATGATTCCCCCTAAAACACCACCCCCCCCAAACAGAAATAGCAAATGCACTATTCCTTTTAGCTGAACGAGACTTCTTTTGGGTTTATATTttactgtgaaaaaaaatcctgcTATGGTTTTCTTTGGTCGTCGCTGCTTCCTTGTATGTGTTGTTCACATGGTTTCCACATGGAACAAATTGAAAAGTTTTGATTGGTCGAGACACATGTTCCCACAGCGAGGGTCACTGTGATTAACCAATCACACGCGGGTTTACCTATGACGTGGCATGTTACCGAGAGCATGGgttcatgggaaatgtaggcTTTGTGTCTGGGAAAAAGGAAGTAACATTTGCCACAACAGTCAAACTTCTTAATTTATTCCGGCCTTCTCTGAATTAGTTTGATTTTCTCAAGCGACACTCTAGATGGTTCATGGTCACAAAACATACGTGATGCTTTTGCATTTAATGAGAATAGGTGTCTTGCAATCGTTGCTTGTTTAAGTCCATGCACACTGTATGTTGCCTCTTTTGAAGACAGTACTTAACTTTCAGGTCGGACAAGGTCACAGTGATTGTGCAAATGCAGATTGTATTTATGTTTCTGGCACAATAGCTAATACTGAACTGTATATTTAACCATTTTTACATGTTTCTTCACCAGAATGTGAACATGGCTATGCTTCAGCATATCCTGCAACACAGATTGAACACCAACAGAAACAGCGTAAATTCAAGAACAGAAAATTGGACAATATTCACAATAGGTGGGTTAAGCATGTGACATTGACCCCCAACTCCAATGAAGTTGATGCAAATGTGATCTAAGGTCATGCATGCTGTAGTATTAGCTAAAAAATCATGGGTTTTGCTAAAGTTGAGAGATATTATGTAAAACATATGACAATTGTGTTCatatattttcttatttttacagGTCAGCACACAATGAACTTGAAAAGAACAGGTGAGCGCAGATTTAAGAGTCCATTTCAATGCATGTTTATGACAAAGACAGACATCTCTCACAAGTAAAGACCAAAGACACTAAAGATAATGTCTTCTGAAACATACAATTTCCACCACATATTAACTATTGAAACTAGCTCTAAAGAGGTGTAGATATACTTGCATATGTACTTgcaaagcaaatttaaatttgctagcAATACACCTCGATTTCTAGGCAATTTGTTTTTGCACATGTGCTTTAAAAGATGATAATGTGTAAATTAAGCTGTACAAAATAGGAGCATAGATCTTCACACATTCTTAAAGTTGCTGTGTTGTGAATTCATCTCAAAAGCTTCTTGTCTCAAAATGGAGCTTCAAGCGGAGCTGTCTCAACTCTTCTACCTTTGCATTTCTTGGTCCTATGCTAAATGTGTTAACCATAGAATTTTAAAACAAGATGTACGGCAGGCCAATAAATCAGCCTGCTATCATCACAGCACTGAAAAGGCTTTTTCTAATCAACACCTTGGAAATTCATGCATTGTATGCGAGAGCAGTGTGCATTTTGCAAGGCAAATAAAATGCAGCTCCAGTAGCAGCTCTGTTCCTAGAGGACATGCAGACTTTTCCCCAGTCAGCAAATGGGAACCGTCTGTTTCCAGACAACACGGCTCCTTCCTGAGAGATTCAGAGCTGCAGATCCAACAGcatcacacattttttgctgctccAAGATGAGGGGACTTCTACTTTAAAGCGGAAACAAATGTTAGGACACATTTAATTTATATTCAAACATCCAGACATTTGTACgcgtgtgtgagagagaatCTTATACACATAAATGGGCATCTGGTTGAGTATGTAAAGAAGGAAGATATATCAATCTTTAAATATGCATCTCGTGAGGAGTTCAGAGGGAATTatatattttcttctctttttttattcacaaaacTCCCAGTACAGATATGGTATAATTATCTGACCAACAACACGCTCCATTATTTCAAATTATAGTGAGAGTCCTTAACATTTTCTACATTAATTCAGACCATGATTTCAGTTGCTCAGCACCACTCAGatatgcattggttttaatttggaaaaacaGAACCAATTTGAGTTTATCAGGAGCTGTTATAATAATCTGAAAAAAATCCAAATAAGTGAAAACCAGAAGAATTCATTAATTGTAAGTTTGGCCTTTAAGTTTTCTTTCATGAATAGTCAAGAGGGAACGTAATGTACCTTGATGTGTGTACGCTGCCTCTGAGGAGAAATTATGATGAGTGTGTGTTGTCCCACAGGCGAGCGCATCTCCGCCTGTGTTTGGAGAGGTTGAAGTCGCTCATTCCTCTGGGACCAGACTGCAGTCGGCACACCACACTGGGACTGCTCAACAAGGCCAAAGCACACATAAAGGTGTGGTAGTCTAAGTAGTTTGGCATTATCATGGGACTGGAAGCTGCTGCAGGTACATTtttttgctcttaaaagtaatgATTCAGCTGAGCTTTATTTTTATAACACTTTTTAGACTCATGTGCTTCACACAGCTTACTGTAAACAACAAAGCAACGTCACACCTATAAAAACAAATGGTAGAGAAcagaatattaataaaataatagcAGTAAAAGGAAAATGTGTAAAGGTTTAAATAAATTGAAAAGACAGAAACAAGTAGTTCACAAAAGATCAATGTTTTAATATACACATCTCAAaataagtcttttttttaatcttaaaatgcCTAAAGGCTGTCAGCATTTTGTAAACAGACTGGCAGCTACTTCCACAGCAGAGGAGCCTGGAAACTAACTCTGGCTCCCATTCTAGTGTTAGAAATAACAGCAGGCCTGGATACTGTGTCGGGTTTTAGGGAATAATAATATTTTCTCAAAAAATTAAGGGGCAAGTCCATGAAGAACTTCGTATGGAGAAGGATTTGAAATTTGATCAGGAACCTATTTTCTTAATGTACCAGCAGTCATATTTGCCATTACTTCATATTTATTGCTAGTAATTCATTAATGGTTTGATTTATATCCACAGTAAAGGAGTAACTGTATAACCATTTGTCGTCAACATAATCTAAGCAGACATTATGACTTGTCATAGTGGAACAAAACCCAAATAGTGCTTATAAAGTGCCTGAAGTGTTGCACAACATTGTCAAAGAGAATCAACCGTGAAAGCAAAACAGCATGATTTCAATCTCTATTAAAAATGTAGAATACCGCTTGTGGTTTGTGGTTATAGACATTTAGAAAtttgtttaaaattaaatttctcTCTGAGTAAAAGATGTTGATCTCTAGTGCTATAAGAGATATACAATTATCATTTTTGTGTTCATTCATTTGTGAGTCCGACATTGGAGACATAGTGATATGCTGCACATGAATAGTCTTTTTAGTCAATGAACTCCTGCTCTGAAAAAGAAAGTCTATTTTAATCTCTTAGCTCCAACTCTTGGCTGCTCCAgtctcagttttttttcttctttgagtTGCAAACTGCTGTGCTGTCAAAGTAGTTGGCTGTCCATCCGGCACCATCACAGGCTTTCTGCACTTTCTGCACAGAGGgctaaatatttagccacattTGAAAGTCTATATGTTCTGTGGTGTTTTGGTTCAACACATGTAAAAAGGTATTTGAGGATAGAGACGTGTTGGTTTTGTAATCCCAGCTGACGCAGTGTAAGCAACTGAAATGAATACACTTGTTTATAGAATTCCCATTTCAGCTGTCAGTGTATGTTAGCAGTGATTTAACAACATTATGACTGTGCAGCAATAAGGGCTCTTCAAGTCACCTCTATCCAGTCAATCGTTAGGCAGCTGCACCTTAAAGGTGCTTTGGCCAGCGTCAGGTCATTCTTTTTAACACATCTTCTTTCTCCTCTGAAGGAGGTTAGTCTATACACTGACCACTGGTCTAAAAGAGCATCACATCCACTCAGACGGCCAAGACTGCAGCACTAAATAGGTCACGGTATCTGAGCTACGCGAGACTGATATGAGGCTCAAAAGGATGTGTGGCGTAAAAAAGCATTCAACACTTGGGCTCCTCTGATGGCTGCGGTTCAAGTCGGATCAATGTTTAGAGGATATATAGTAACGGCTGAGGTGTGACTGAGGGCTTTAACGGTAGAAAACCTGGCAACGGTCCGTGGAAGTTGATCAGAGTGAGAGGAATCTCCCATGTCAGCTGTTgactttggaccgacctgcttGAAGTGCAGGAAATGAAACTTTTAAATGATACTGTATTATAGTTCAAGATTGGAGCAGGTATAGTAGGTAAAAAAAGTAGTAAGTAGTAAATTGTCAAACATAATGTCATGATAAAAACTAGTCTTAGTAATCAGAGTAGTAAAGAACATTATGCAAATCTCCAATAATTTTGTTGTTTACTGTGTGAGCAGAAATATACAATCTTCACacacatgtatttttatttaataaccTAATAATAGTAGCACATTGTGGAAAATCAGTGGAAATTACACATTTTACTTGGAATTGGATCGCTGCTTTACTACTATTGTATATTATAGgtgtgtaacgatacactaatctcacgatacgatacacgatattgaggtcacgataacgatatgatacgatattatagcagtatttttttaacaaccttgcatgaggaacatatgactgggaaaaattgtcttttatttgaaagacacaaaatacaaaataatgctgtgcatttgccctattgttacagtttgtaatgctttataactgtttaagttttaaagagaaagccaagccaaccattttccacaaactgaactaaaagtaaatgtcacgtttgcattatgcatcttcagtttcatacaagtacaaatattttgccacaaactgaatagtttctctcatgtatgatttgacttttttcttttttcggatgagcgttactagtcaacacaatagattaatattaatattccaatatcgcgatacactttgtcacctccacgccacgtattgtgacgtttttgtatcacgaaattttgtggcacgatatattgttacacccctagtatatTACACAGGGTGTTGAGCATGAGGAACATCTTGAGAAGCTGTAACGATTTAATACAAAACAATCTGCCTTaataatgtgtgtggcagactGGACCCACACACAAACTGTAGTTTCTTTATGCCTGCACACGTATTAGAGATTTTAGCTGCTCATCAGCCTTGCCGTCTTTTCAGAAACTTGAAGAGATGGACCGGAGGAGTCAGCACCAACTGGACACTCTAGAGCGGGAGAGGAGACATCTGCAGAGGCAGCTGGCTCTGCTGCAGCCTCACGGCGAGTGGGAGAGGGTTCGCACAGACAGCCTCGGCTCCCGCATGGACTCTGATCGCTCAGAGTCTGACAGAGGTTCGTGTCCCTGTTGGAACCTTCCTCCACTTTATGTACACTCATGTTGTTCAGAAGTTTAATTTGCATCCATTTGTGTTGTGTTTGAGCAGAGGAGATCGAAGTGGATGTGGAAAACACTGAGTTCTCCCATGGAGAAATGGACAGTGTTAGCACCAGTGGTGCGAGCGACCTGGACGACCACAGCAGCCGGCAGAGCTCGGCCAGTGACGAGGGCTACTCCACTTGCAGTCTAAAACTGGCCTTCTCTGCTTAAAAGCACCAGCCTATACTTTTACCTAAGCTGCAATCTTTTATGGCTTTCAACGTCAGAGTACCGGCCTACAGCTCCATGCTCTCCTACGGTTTAGGTTCACTGTCTTCAAAAGAACCAGCCTCAATGAAAAATCCAATCCAAGAAAGAACCAGCCTTAAATTCAGCTCAGTTTAAAAGGTACAATGATCTCCCTCCAAAAGCCGACAGGTCTTCTTTCCATCTCCAACACTTTCCAGAACCAgcttaaatatttggcaatagGCAACTCCCTTTTCATAGTtgacttaaaaacaatcacCTGAATGTCCCTTTACCTATTGCCAGCTTGAATCAACCCTATCTGTTCTTCTGAGCAGATACAGATTCTGTAGAGTAATCGCTATTGCACCAGTGTCAAACACTGAAGGGTCGACTCTGCATTTAATCAAGCTCCTCCTCAGAAACCAgcaaaacacactcacacacacaaaaaaaacgatACCAGCTAGAAGCTCAACATTGGGAACATTTGCTCCATTTGCCTTGTAAAAACAATGCCCTTTTACATTGGATACTATATCCAGACAGCACTTCTTGTCAATGTACAAGCCAGCAAGGGCTACGATGTCTGCATTCCAAAACCTGTTTCACACTTCGATAATCTCTGCTTTAGGACCCACAACCATCACTGATCTACGTGGTGTCCCTCCTCTTGAAGAAACAGTCCTATCAAAAACAGGTGGTGTAGTCCAtctttgttattttaatttatttagcatatagttctatttatttttggtaTATTTAATCATACTGTAGCAACATCTTTGTCATGCTtgaatgagggaaaaaaaatgtaactttcTCCCCTTTTACTGTTTCTGAAAATGTTTACCAAATGTACTCGTTCCCATTAAAGCACATGTCGTGCTATGAGTTAAATCCATTACTCTGTTATCTAGCTCAAtgatttcacactgtgtgcaAATTCAGTTAATTTAGATGCTAATAAGTCATCCTACACTTGCCCAAGCACAAAGCTCAAGCAATAATGTGTCCAGTTAGGTCACGCCTGTGATGTTGGCTGGATTTAGTACATTATTCTGTCTGTTTACTCCCAAAATACAGATTTACATTTGCTTCAGTAGTAATATCAGCTACTATTAATCAGCAGTCAAATGATTGTAATTGACTTAAAACACTATGGTGCATGTGTCTTGAATGTATCCTTTCTAATTATTCTTTAACGTGCTTTGGATTGACAAGttaaatcataataataatgatgatactGTTGTAGCATGAACAAGAACTTCTATACTGTACCATGTTTTTGTTTGatggtgtttctttttttttggtactGTAGCAAGATTTTAAAAAGTGTTGAAATTTGGAGACTTCTCACTGATAACTCAATATATGTTAAACACAGAATTGCACTGTTGACCTGTTCGAATCCATGAAACCAAATAAGACATTTCAGTATAATCATTTATCTGCATTCCACTGATCCAAGTTCTGAATAGATCACCACCAAATTGTGTCTTAACATGGGGACTGACTCTTGCACAAAGTTCCTTGCTGGTGGTCCTTCACTACTCCTCCCAATATAAAATGCActatgacagaaaaaaaatgttttgttaacTAATGAAATTGAGGCACAccctagattttttttcttttttttttgtgctttgaTCAACCCTTTCAAGGTGACTTTTGTGCAAAATATGTGCTGCTGGTCCCCTGCTTAAACTTTGTTACAGTTCCTAATAAGTATTCCTGGAATCTTAATAAACCTCGACACACAAATACCAAAGTTGTCTTTTCTTGACTTCGATGTTTCTTTTAACTTAATTCCCTGACAATGTTCTGTTAAACAATTAAAGTTTAATTTGACTGACAATGGTAACTGCTGCTTGGTCGTAACTGTTTCAAGAAACCTCCAGTATGACGGTGAGTTAAATACATGTTGGGgtccaaaatgaaaaaaaaagatattagtTTCATGGGTGAACTATGGAAACATGCTGCCTATGAGTGGATTTcagattttaaaaaataaaacccatACTGCCACCTACAGGGCCTAGCTGAGCTAGTCTATTATGTAAAAACAGTGAATGACACTGACGCAATGTGgttaaaaactgaaaacaaaacactgttTATTTGACTGTTATGTATACACAGAAATTAAAACGGAAGTTCAGCCATTTTAAATCAACACCATTATTATTGTTCAGGTTTCGCTATAATTGGTCTGTTTAAAAATCCAGCCTCAAATATACACCCTAAACCTACATGTGAACATTTGTACATATCTCGGTAGATATTTTGCCCCAGTAAAATATGGCCACAAATAACAAACTTGACAAATTTTCTGTAACACCACTTCCTCTTCTTACCCCACTTCCTCTTCTTACACAACAGGTGACCATGTCCATGAGGGATTTCTGATGTTTTATCTACataaaatataagaaaactaCAGCAATATTTTAAACACGGGTATGCAGGCAATTcaattgaaagttttttttttacttgagaAATTTAAATCATGTATAAACACAATGGAAAGCACTGATACAGCTAGTATACAGTGGATTATTATGTACAGAATATATTAGATCACTGTGGCATTAGATGTCTGACGTTGTATTTGGACGTGTCATTGTACTGCGTCATAGGTTTGTCTGCAATACCGCATGTTCCCACGCCAACCTTCCCGTTTACACTTTCTGGAGATGCAAATATGCTCCTCTTCacctacaaaaaacaaaaaaggcatgTGAAGTGGtcacaataataatagtagGGGAAAGGGAATAGGGAATAAAAGGGGGAGACTTACCTGTCCTTTCTTGTTCTTTGAGTAAGCTTTGTTGTTGAACTGTTGCCACTTTGACTTTTGCTCTTCCCTCTCTTGCTCCAGCTCCTTCATCCGCGCTACCTTTTTCTGggctttcttctttttatacTCTCGCTGCTCTGCTattttctctttccttgaaAACAAATTGGAAGGAAAAACAGTTTGTCCAACATGTACaattacaataaaaaataatgcaACACATCAACAATCATGACACCTGAATCAAACCAAGTCAGAGATAAGTGTAAATACAATATTAGCAgttgtaaaaactgaaaaatgaaaaatgtacaAATGCTGTAACTGCTGAGGATATTATTGTCGTTTTGTTTTTCCTATGACTTAAACCTgccaaacagacaaacaaaagttATTACGGACACTGAAAGTGTTGCAGTTTAAATCATTTCTATGGGGGTGAGGGACGAACATTTAATTTCCATTCAGCAGGAACAACACACACCTACAAAACAAGGGGCTTTAAAATCTAAACATTACTTCCCAACTGCATTGCGACTGATGAGTTTTCTCCAAATTTAAAACACCAACTAAGAATCAGCACACAATTCATTTAAGCAATCATGCTTAAACGATTTCACTTCATGTAATGTAATATTTGTATGATGAGAACCAAAATCAATCATCCACTTTGCAAATACATTGAAAAGACAACAGGAAATGAAAGTCAAATCAAAATTGACTTGATTcgcaaaaaaataatgaaagagGTAAAACCAACAGCTCTTGTAAAGAGAGGCTCCATTTCACCTATCTATTGCACAAAAGCTGGGATTATTTTGTTCTTCAGTCCTGATCAATACGGGGCAAACTGAGAACTGCAAAACATCACGTGGGGGTGGCACAGGGGGCTAGCCAACTTGGGCATTTCCCCATCTCACCTCAAAAATCGAAGAGAAGAAGAGTTTATCGATCCACATGGCCTTTTAGAAAGTCAACGAGAGGCAATTTTACAGAGAAAGGGAGCGTGTATACttatggaaagaaaaaaaaaggagtagcAGACTTTTTAGTTGTGGCTGCAGAGCAGCAGTATAAAGGCCTGGACGATTGCAATGAAGCCACATCTGACTACATACATTAACCATTGTGGTTCCTATATGTTTTAAGCTTGTCAGCTGACTATTAACCGTCAagaaatatgcaaatgtattgGAAATGGCATTCAGTGACTTTTTACTGAGATATTTTTGTGAAATGCCCGTCCATTTCCCTAAGACGCTGCCCCTCTGGTGGTCAGATTGAAATACTCCAGGTCTTCATTCCTCCTCTTCGCAGCTGCAACAAAATCCACcagctttagtttttttttcttaaaagaaaaaagtcactcCTTGGTTTTCTGAAAGCCATGTTGAATGGTAAatggttcttcttctcttcAATTTTTGATGCGAGATTGGAAATCCCAAGGTTGGCAAACCTTGTGTGCCGCCCCCTCACATGATGTTTCGCAGTTCTCAGGTTGTCTGTTTTAGAATTGACTGAAAGCTTGCATGAAACAGAAAGGATGTCCAATTAAAACTATGAGCGCCATGCTAAGCAgactttgtttttaaagcacTTTTAAAACAGAAGACACTGGTGAAAGTGATGGATGTAAGAAtaagaatacatttaaaaaaataaaagtacaagaCATAAAGAAAACCATGAGTAAAACTACAAGACACAAATAAAGGcatgagaaaaaacaacaatcaatcaaCAATTTATGTGTAAGAAAGTCAACCTTTTATGCTGCCCTTAAGATTTCATTGAAAGgagtggaaaaaaaaggtgcattCTTATTTCGGATAAATCAAAGATTTACTGTGTGGATGCAGGGCCTAAGCACTGTCTGTTCACCAAACATAATGGCTGTAGAACATAATTCAGTTCTGTAATTGTaatcaaagtttaaaaaaaaaggtgtgagTTACAGAGTTTTGTCATACCTTGATTTTGGTTTCCCATCCTCATTAGAATAGTTTCCCTCCTCTGCAGCTTTCAGGTTTTGCAGAGGAAGCACTTCAGCATTTCCATATTCACTGAAGGTAATGGCTGCAGTGTCGTTCTCCCGGTCTATCTCCTCGATCTCAGCCTCGTACACCCTGTCAAAAAGTCACGCCTGTAAGCAGGTGAGTATGAGCAAAAAACTCAAGCTCTACTTAATAAGCAAAACTAAGTACTATTATACAACTCAGGTTGAATGCACATCACCTATCAAATCTCTCCTGCAGGTTTTGCAAGAGAAAGGCAATGCTATGCTCTATATTACATCATGCCTCTGCCTGAATAGGCATGTTACATTTTAATGCCGTTACAAATAAGTGTACAGTGATACAACTATCCACTCAACTGCATTCCAGTTAAATACATAGGTTTTGTGGACTCAAAATCTTTCACATTTAGCAAATGttataagtttttttttttaaatagggaTTGAATGCACAAGAATTATGTGAAAAATGACCTGGTTTGATGGAAATACCCCTAGAAATATATCTTAACATATAATCAGGAGACAAAAACCTTCAGCTCGAGGGATGAGATGTATTAATGTTCTATACAAGTTACATTTTATTAAATACAACATGACCAGATAACCAATTTGCAAAACAAAAAGTTACAATGGcaagttttattattattgttgggaTAAGAATTAAATTAGAACTTCAAAATAAAGAATTGTATTATTGTATACATATACTCTTTTATAGTATAGTAACAATTACTACTGTTGTTATTATTTGAAGAAGGTGGTGACACTCACTGGCCATCCTGACTCCACACAGCCATACACCTGTCTCCCACTTTCCAGCTGTGCTTCACCGGAGCCACGTCTGACCCAGTGGTATCAGAAGTCCCATCAGTGGGCTGTGATGTCAGAAGATCTTTTGTAAGATCAATGACTTcctgcaaaagaaaaataagcagAAGAGAATGGGTTGTTCAGGTGAGGTGAGGCAATATTCCTCGGGGAAATTTCgttagaaggaaaaaaaaaacgtagaaCAAAGACACAGCATGGGATGATAGCCAAACATATTAAGATAACCTTTTATGGTATGAAAGGGTTTCTCAGGTAGAGTGTGATAAATGTGGAGAGAAGACACAAGGCTGCCATTGTAACagtgcaggatggagacaaTTTTCCACTGGATGTTATCTTATTTTGACGTTGGTCATGCCGAATGATAAAATCATTTACATCCGCCAGTATCACAATAATTGGAAATTTCCAATGAATTTCCAATGCACATTGGAGGAAACAAAAAGTGTGACTATGGTAATATTTCCATTCCAGTAATAAGACTGTGAATGCCCTGTAAACatcctctagaccaggggttcccaaccttttttgtgccaaggaccagcagaagtataaacaaaaagctcagggaccggttgacaattgatgtcaattttaataaacatttcagaaaaaaacaatgcattttaaaatgcaggctatcatcagcgacgttagctgatgttgtggcctttaaatcttgcttctgcaaatctaactcacgttttttcctttcgaaaaaatccactggtttgtctttgagagaaggatgttttgtatttaagtgtctttggagcttggatggcttctttgcttcgttggcgagcgtttctccacataaaatacatagtgggtttggcgcctccaaatcgcctgttgcaacaaatccgtattttatatacataatgtcgtacttgcgattaaagcttttgcttttctttttggtaggattttccacttgttcatcactatttcttttactcgaacaaccagtaaagaaatggctcatggaggtttgctgaggtccgctcatctctgcagctgactgaacctaacctaattatatgacaaaaaaatgcaaaaattgttttcttaaatttagtatgaggttgctttaattatgtggcaaatgataataaacacgagaaagatggctacttcaatgaaaaatagatattttattcaactttgctgctgttcatacaaaaagtaaataaaaaacaacaattttcacctgtttcaattaaattttcacttgaaataagtaggaaaatctgccagtgggacaagatttttttgcttgtaatgagaagataaatcttgtcccactagcagatttttctacttatttcaagtggaaaatttacttgaaacaggtgaaaattgtcaaataagttatttttctggtgttatttttctggtgatg
This window harbors:
- the LOC133463697 gene encoding max-interacting protein 1-like gives rise to the protein MVKYTRQHSELKPEEILSESDASTDQQDFPEMPDYSLSDVLYSNCSAMDQLGTFMRNVQVLLDAADYIENVERNNGKCEHGYASAYPATQIEHQQKQRKFKNRKLDNIHNRSAHNELEKNRRAHLRLCLERLKSLIPLGPDCSRHTTLGLLNKAKAHIKKLEEMDRRSQHQLDTLERERRHLQRQLALLQPHGEWERVRTDSLGSRMDSDRSESDREEIEVDVENTEFSHGEMDSVSTSGASDLDDHSSRQSSASDEGYSTCSLKLAFSA
- the smndc1 gene encoding survival of motor neuron-related-splicing factor 30 → MSEELMKQLSSYKAQLQQVEVALSTDEDNEDLLKLQKDLQEVIDLTKDLLTSQPTDGTSDTTGSDVAPVKHSWKVGDRCMAVWSQDGQVYEAEIEEIDRENDTAAITFSEYGNAEVLPLQNLKAAEEGNYSNEDGKPKSRKEKIAEQREYKKKKAQKKVARMKELEQEREEQKSKWQQFNNKAYSKNKKGQVKRSIFASPESVNGKVGVGTCGIADKPMTQYNDTSKYNVRHLMPQ